Genomic segment of Mytilus edulis chromosome 12, xbMytEdul2.2, whole genome shotgun sequence:
ttatataagttgcaaaacttgtttccgaatccactataaatgaatatgtttaaactaaactaaaaaagGACTAAATCCCTGGAATGTGTTTAAATTGATTCTTGTccctgatgcatgattttttattattaattgtttttcgcttttaactagctttcagtaattgcaagtactctcaaatcgtacctTTATGTTAATTGACCTGATGGCACAATTTGTAATTCATTTCTGTAATTcaatgtttacttattttttgttataactcgtctaacttttttttaaatatgtaccaCGTTTGATAAATATTTAGTATGAcgataaattttcacttctgtacTCGTACTGTGAACAACAAattctttttgtaaaattgtaatcCGTTCtcctaacaacaaaattatttatctgTGTGCGTTGTTTAATTCCATTTTGTCCAAGGTTagagttgtctttttgacacGGTTCCCACATCTCTTTTTCATTAATATTGTAtctatattgtgtcatagatcaaacttGTTCGTTGTATGTTTACTTGGTTTTGTTTAAATCtctttttgattgagttaagacattttaattgatattctatagtgtgtctttttatgttgcaATGTTACACTATTGGTTggggtgaaggttggcgcctgttaaaCGATTAAACCCGCTGCGTTTTTATTCCTCTATCCTAAGTCctaagtcagtggttgtcgtgtgttgctgtggttcataagtgtttctcgttcctcgttttttttttatagattagaccggtggttttcctgtttgaattgtttcacactagtcattttgggaccctttttagcttgctgtttagtgtgagccaagactccacgTTTAAGGCCGTACTTCGACctaaaattgttaactttttattcatTATGCCTTattaaccacatcttcttattaaaaCTATCGTTCATCGTCAACAAGTACAGGCTACCAAAAGACAAAAGCGGTTTATAGAAATGGAATATGATCAAACTAGAATAAACCTGGATTGCTAACTAGACAAATTCACctcatttataaaaagaaattcaaTTATGACAAAAGCTGCTGTTTGTATTGCCTTCTCTGTACtcaaaataccaaaaacatttcACCATTTAGTTGCAGAAGAGAAGAGTTTTTAAAGTTGGTAAATTAGACCATACGTCTTTCTGGTAAAAACGTCTACACAAAAACACCAAACTCCAAGGTAAGTTCATAGAGTCCATAAATGCGGAAAATATGCATCGCTCGACTATATCAAATCTTCCAATCAGCAGTCCTCTACTGTATTTCCGAACAATCTGCGATGCAATTTTAGAATTTTGTTTGACATTGGCCAAACAAAATAAAGATTGCCGCGGGCATCATTTTTTGATAGAAGCAACTCACAGGTGATTTCTCAAAAATTGCAGTATTATCAACATATATTATTTCTGCAGCGAAGCtttacaaatatgcaaaacaaaatgaaaatttcagggattgtGGGTCCTCGATATTGTTCAACTTTCTCTTTATTTGaccgttttaactttttttattcaagtgtcactgatgagtctattgtagatGAGACGTACAAAATTTAAATTcttatatctatgatgagtttatctatatcATTCATATAAAGTTTCATCGAAATTGTCGAAGTACAAGTGCAAAAATGTAGAATCTCAACAACTTTGCGCAACAGATGACACAAATGTTGTCATTCCCTTAACATTGAATAACATTGAACAAATGTCATTTGTAAAAGGTCTTTcgatcaaagttaaaaaaaaaaaaggatttcgCCTTGTAgtttcagaattaaaaaaaatgtaatgttcTTAATTGGATCATCGGAATCATAGATTGCATATGTtcttcaaaacaaaacaatatgtaTAAATACCAGCTTGAgacttttacatttatttaaagatGCCGATTATTTAATGTCATATATTTTTGGTAACAATTTATCAGTGTTATAATTAGACATGAATGATCGTTTTATGTTGTTACTTTTCTCTGACTTCCTTTCTTCGCACCTGAAAAAAATCGAATTTGAAAATCATTATTTTGCTTTTTCCTTGCTTATTAAAATGAATGTACTGAATAAGAgatattattttatctttaaataaatatttaaagctTATGTTTATCTAAATTATGCAAAGGAATGAAATAGATCAATATGACGTGTTCCACCTATGGGATAGGACTTGCTTATAATTTCCGGAACACTAGAGATCATTGGCGGTTTTTGATAAGGTTTGTTTTGCCTTTAGATTTTAGGTTGTTTTTGTGTaaaaatgtttggtttttttttttgtcgttttggGGGAATTTTTTAACACGATGTTTTCAAATTGTCTTTAAATAGTTTGATTAAAAATCCCATTGGTATCTTCCGCCcctcttttccttttttcttAACATGATAGAACAAATACTTATTTGTTTACAAATTCATACCTATATGTATTGCCACCATGGGATCATCTGAACTACTCCTGATATTGAAATGAGCGGTTCCATCTCCATTTACATGCACTTCTGTACCAGTGCATTTGCTACCATCATAACTTCCGGATATGACATCACAGTAAGTGCCTTGTGGGAGTCCAGTTTGTAAATTTCTATTCAAATCAGATGTTTCTACATTTATCGCAATGAATCCTTTATTTCCTCTGGAAAACGCTATTTGGTAGTTACCATTATCCCACCAATGTTGCATATTGGTTCCCATTACAACATTTCTGAATGCCACCATGTTATAGATTTCACGCCATCTATGCTCGCATACCTGAAAAATAATCGATGGTTGCATGGTTTGAGGTCAACTGTTTAATGACAACTGCGGCATTATTATTTAAATGACCAcgtttttttcaatcttttaaagttttcttttagTGTTGTATTTGTTGGCCAGTAAGTAACCACCATTTCATCTTCAATTGGGGCGCATTTCTATAAATTAGTTGATTACAGatgtctttaaaaaaacatttcagaAGCGAGGAAAAAAACACAacagtttgttttcatttattaacGAGTTACAAAATAACCTGCTCCTGTACGTTTATGTAAAAaagcaatttgttttttattaaagtGAAAACATATCGTTTGCTAGTAGAAATAATGCCATGCCCTAATAAAAATGAATGAGCAGTCGGAATAGCAGTTTTAAAGCGAATTGTTTGGGTTTTAACCTAACTAGTTTTCGAACATTATGGCACAATGGGTACTTCtagtttatcatgtatatttttgcaaatgtCCGATTCAAAGtggaaacaaatatataaaagaaaacatgTGTCCCAGGTATGAAAGCTTAACCTACAATGCACATACAGATTGTAATTTGTGCTCTTATGAATTCATTGGAGAGGATTTCTACAAAAACTAGTATACACGCCGATTTATCCTTATTAAATTATACACACGTCTTTTATAACACATTTGGATAATGCAAGTCAAGTCATCATTCGATTTGTATGATTATAAAAGCAATTCATCTGAATCATTTGTCCtgtacatacatcatgtacattttccCTTTGTAGTTTGAAATTTGTTGACAAATAACCCCAATTTGCGTCAGTCTTCGATGTTAAAGTAGAACGGTATCGACGACTAGCAAATCGATAAAACGGACcatcatgaatgtgacttaccgaattagactatttactggatttgtaatcacataagcaacacgacgggtgccacatgtggagcaggatctgcttacccgtccggagcacctgagatcacccctagtttttggtggggttcgtgttgtttattctttagttttctatgttgtgtcatgtttactattgtttttctgtttgtctttttcatttttagccatggcgttgtcagtttgttttagttttatgagtttgactatccctttggtatcttttgtccctctttttgtACTTGAAGCGCGATGTCACATTGTGTTTTCTTAGTGAGGTTCTCGCTGTAGCGTAATGAAGAGATGAATAACAGCAAGGGCtgttacatctttttttttgctAACTTTATTAGATATTTTGTCTCTTGAATATATACACCATTGCTCttcttatttcaattataaatcTGTTATTTCTTACGAGTTTGTAGCCATAGTTTTATtatcttattaaaatgtaaacataacATACCCAACCATTGCCACAGCTTAAGTCTGATATCGATCCCCAGTTAACATTCTTTGTAGACATATCTCCGTTATGAGGAGGTCCTTCGTCggaactatataatatatatatgatcattttattgtttttctcatTTGCCTAAGAAATTGTATTAAAACAATCAACCAAAATGCATGTAGTTGTACTtcagattgtaaaaaaaaatcaaaagaagcACAAACAAGCAACACTGTCAACATTTTTATGAGCGCATCTACGTTTTAcctcacattatttttttttaaatgaattatttacaTGTTGAGAATATAAGTTTAGGCAACTGTGGTTTACCGAGCGTTTTCTACTATTCATGCAccatctgcaaaaaaaaaaaaaaactcatttcgAATTTCCCAATCAGGAATAGGGCTAAAGTAGAGATATGAGGGCTATTCTAGATTCTAAAGACCTACGTCCGAAAAAACTTGTCACTAGTGAGTCGAGGCAATAACACATCGTATCGGttaaccaattcgtgatggtgaccTGAACATTTATGAAGTGGCCGTTTCAGTCGTTCTTCCTGTGTCATTGTGTTTGAAATTATGAAGTATGGGTATGCAAGACTCGattatatataacatgtaaaatCGCTCCATGTTGACGTAATCTATTAACCGTATTTTCTAAGAAAGTTGATAAACACTATTTTGTGGGATAGATAATGGTTAAATAAGTGATGAGTCTTATATTGCAAACATGCTTTTTATGCGTGAGACAAAAATGAATAATCCGTGTTAGACTAGAATttttagaaaacaacaagaatgtgtccatactacacgcactatcattttctatgttcagtggaccgtgaacttcgggtcaaaactctaatttggcattacaattaggaAGATCATATAATAACATGTGTacgaagtttcaagttgatttgggCTCAAACTTCATCAacaaataccttgaccaaaaactttatcctGAAGCGGGCACTATatttttccatgttcagtggaccattaaattcgggtcaaaactctaatttggcataaaaattagaaatatcatatcatagggaacatatgtactaagttccaagttgattgaacttcaacttcgtcaaaaactaccttgaccaaaaactttaacctgaagcgggacaggcggacagacaaacgaacgaactaacgaacagacgcacacaccgaaaaacataatgcccctagccTATGTGGGGCATAAAAGAATGGTTGATTTAAACTTACCAAAGATTTAGAAAATTATGTAACTGAAATAAGAACTACCTTCTCGATAGAATACTATACAAGATAAATTACACATAATTGTTGTAACTTTTATTTTCCGTTTAGTTATAAAGTTTTGACATAgtaagcttctttttttttctcgacACCAAAGCTCAAATGATATTTAGACATGTTCTGtgatttttctattatttttggGGGCGGGAAAGAAGTCACTGACTTATAGTTTAACGTCCTTAATTTTATCAAATGCAATATTACTTAGAATGGATAGTCTAATCATCATCATTTTACAATTTAATGAAACTGTGGTCAAGGCTAGCCTAGGCATTTAAGTACACAACCCTCCCCTTTTAATTAACTTATTAGAGAATGAATAATGGAACATAGAAAGGGATAATAAAAATGACCTGCCAAAACTGAAACTGCTCATCACTCTTGTGAAACCATAAGGATGTGCCAACATAAAAGCAGTTGCCATTTTATATCTTTTCGGGTCGCTGTGTGTCAGTACACctcctgaaaaaaaaaccatattacTGTTCATTAAATTTTAGGTAGTGTCATTAAAAATAATCTGCACTGatccctacttttcttttcataattttattacatatagtttaaaaagtCATATTTAAAATTgctatgaaatccttgttattttttcatatttttttttaagaaaaaggatGCCTGTGTTAAATGTATGAACGGTCTAGAGAGTATAATTTTCCGCCAAATTATCAATGGCTTATATATGTCGAAAACAAGCATACGGTCCATTTAATTTTTTTGGGGGCTTTTTTAGTTATATTCTAATAATTTATAATAGTCTTTGAAAAAGCTTATTGTATCAAAAATATGGTCTGGATCAGACTATGTCTTGTCAATAGGTCTGTAGCAGtcttaaaacaacaaatttatgtTTGGTCTACCAAAAACGCTTTAAAATTCAAACGTCATATCGATTTGAACTAGTTGATTTTTTGACATCTTCAAATTCCCTCAAACTGTcaaaattcaatatatatattacaatatattaaaataacatCTAAGGAGACGTGGTATAAATCTAAAGACAACCATAAGAACAATTACAAGTCACATTACgactttaacaatgagaaaattcCATATTGGAAACCCATGTTTGACAAAAAGGAACGAACAACTTTATTAATACTTAAGAATGTTCACAACTCTATTTCAAACCAGGCTAAACACACATTCATACAATATATGTTTCATCCAAATTCATAACATGTGCGAAATGTTCATATGActcaaataataaacatttagTTCCTAACGAATATTAAATACACATTTTGGTTATACACACCTCCCCCGCCATGTCCTCTCTGGTTGTCATGGTTGTCAATGAATACGACCACGTCAGTTGTTTTTGGCATACTCCATGCCTCTCCCCAGGTCCGTAAATATTTTGCCGCATTTTGTCTTCTGAACACTTGCGCAAGTTTAATTCCAAAGATGAAATTCGTAACACGTGCAAATCCTGTGTATTCCGATGCGCTGATAGCTTCATTGCCCTGATCAATTACCTCTTGGAAAACGAAAGGTCTCGGGGAACCAGGGAAATACTGTGAATTTAAACCATGAAGCTTTCCATATATAGCTTGTAGGTCACCGGGCCACATGTGTTTAGCAGCATCCACTCGGAAACCAGCAACACCTATGGAGATAAGGTGGTTCATATATTCTGCGATCTTGCTTCGTACGAATTCTTTTCCTAGTTTTAAGTCTGTCAAGGACACCAGACGACAGTTTCGTACTTCATCTTTGTTGTCATAGTTATGGATATTCATATCTCCAGAATGGCATTCATTGTTTCCGTTGAAATCCCACGATGAAAAAGGAACGCCTGGGTAACTTAGCGCGCCACCATCCCAGTGGGATCCGCCTGTTCCTGTTCCCTGCCCACCGGCTCCTGTCATATGGTTTATTACAGCATCCACGTAAATCCTAGAGGAAATTTAAACATATTGATTTCGTAATAGTTTGCCCATTAAGAACGCAATATATTTAATTTCGTTTGATATTCCTCAATATAGAAGaaataaacaatgcaaaaagCCAAAAAAGTAGATGCATGCTATTCCCGCATGtatatgaatttctttaataaTTCGTATGGATAATATGGTGTATTGCCAGTCAAACAATCATTTTAAGAAATACTCCAGAGATCAACAAGCTTTTGATTACGACATGAAAGCTTGTAAATAGTGTAAGACCTGTAGCTAAAATAACATATCCATCCATGTTATCAATTGGTCattgattcatatttttttttaaggttttataCTATCGATGGAAGACAATCTGAAGTCTACATATATCATATAGTTCCCAAACAATACCGTATGTTGACCTTTAAATCTGTTTGATGGTTTCTGTCTcattcattataaaataaatgtgtaattcgccgtttcagaatctaatgcatcctgggtaatattttcaaaagtgtacaccacaacgtcctgattggttaaaaatgtcataaacaatgggaATTTAACCAATGAAGTGGCGCTATTTTCACTTTGGgatacgaacaatgaaattacccatgatgctttagagtCTGAAACGGCCTAATGCTCTTTAGCTCTTTAGGCTTACTAATGCTACTTTATAAGAGCGTATGAATGAAAGATCACAGTTACAATTAGCTTGATAATTTTCTCACCTCACATTAGCTTTATTACATCTCTGTACCATCTCAGTAAATTGAGCCTCGTTACCACTTCTTGTGACTAATTTATAACTGACAGGTTGATATCTTTCCCACCATGGTCGATTTGGTGATGTCACAACACGGTTCTCGTTTGGCGGAGAAACCTTAATAcatcataaaaatataacaatacttaAAGATTGATTGAATGGTTGATTAATTGGTTGATATATTGATGTTTTACGCCACTTTCACCAATTCTGTACTATTTCGTggctgtc
This window contains:
- the LOC139498437 gene encoding alpha-amylase-like; amino-acid sequence: MLATWISLLSICSSVFAGTWSNPNCAPGRHTIVHLFEWKWSDIAAECERFLGPYGYCGVQVSPPNENRVVTSPNRPWWERYQPVSYKLVTRSGNEAQFTEMVQRCNKANVRIYVDAVINHMTGAGGQGTGTGGSHWDGGALSYPGVPFSSWDFNGNNECHSGDMNIHNYDNKDEVRNCRLVSLTDLKLGKEFVRSKIAEYMNHLISIGVAGFRVDAAKHMWPGDLQAIYGKLHGLNSQYFPGSPRPFVFQEVIDQGNEAISASEYTGFARVTNFIFGIKLAQVFRRQNAAKYLRTWGEAWSMPKTTDVVVFIDNHDNQRGHGGGGGVLTHSDPKRYKMATAFMLAHPYGFTRVMSSFSFGSSDEGPPHNGDMSTKNVNWGSISDLSCGNGWVCEHRWREIYNMVAFRNVVMGTNMQHWWDNGNYQIAFSRGNKGFIAINVETSDLNRNLQTGLPQGTYCDVISGSYDGSKCTGTEVHVNGDGTAHFNIRSSSDDPMVAIHIGAKKGSQRKVTT